CGCACCCCGGCCGGCTACCGGCAGTATGCGGACACCGACGTGGAGCGGCTCCGGTTCGTGCTGGCCCTGCAGCGGGACCAGTATCTTCCGCTGAAGGTCATTAAGGACTACCTCGACGCCATTGACCGCGGCGAACGCCCGGAGAACCTGCCGCCGGGCGTCACTGTGTCGCCGCGGATCGTGTCGGACGAGCTCGCCACTGAGCTGCAGAACAAGGTGCGCCGGCTCAGCGAGGACCAGCTGCGGGCCGAATCCGGCGCCAGCGTGCCGCTGTTGAGGTCCCTCCTCGAGTTCGGCCTGATCGGACACGTCAACGGGAAGTTCGATGAACATGCCCTGCAGGTGGCCCGCGCGTGCGTGCAGCTGGAAAGCCACGGCCTGGAGCCGCGCCACCTTCGGCCGTTCCAGGCCGCCGCGGAACGGGAGTTCGGACTGGTGGAGCGGGCCGTAGCGCCGCTGACTTCCCGCAAGGATGCGGCGTCGCACGCCCGGGCCGCCGAGGCTGCCCGCGAAATCAGTGATCTCTGCCTGACACTGCACCGTGCCCTGGTGCAGGACCGTATATCGCGAATGGATATCTGATGATTGAAGTCGAGATCGTGGGTGTGCGGATCGAACTGCCGTCGAACCAGCCACTGGTGCTGTTGCGGGAGATTCACGGAGAACGGCATGTGCCCATCTGGATCGGCACCCCTGAAGCCAGCGCCATTGCGCTGGCCCAGCAGGGGGTGGTGCCGCCGCGGCCAATGACGCACGACCTCCTCATCGATGTCGTGGAGTCGTTGGGCCACTCCATTGTCAGCGTGAACATCGTCGCCGTCGAAGACAATATCTTCTACGGGCAGCTGCAGTTTGAAGACGGCACTACGGTCAGTTCCAGGGCTTCGGACGCCCTTGCGCTGGCGTTGCGGGCCAAATGCCGTATTTGGTGCGCCGACTCGGTGATGGATGAGGCCGGCGTCAGGATCACCGAGCATGATGAAGGCGAAGACACCGAGCCGGGCCCCACGGTGGACGAGGAGCGTGAACTGCGGCGCTTCCGGGAGTTCCTGGACGACGTGGAGCCGGAAGATTTCGACGGCTGAGATCACGTTAAGGTTAAAGTTGAGGCTGAAAGTTTCGACACGCCCCTGAAATGGGGCCAACGTCTTTGACCTTGGGGCGTGGCAGGCCTAACGTCGAAGATATCAAGTTCCCATTGCATACAACAGCCGCGCAAGTCACACTGGAATGTGCAGCCCCGGCTGAATTACACAGGTGAATTTCAGATCTGTGATCGCTGTTGCTGTGACTTCCTTAGGGGAGCAAAAGACGAGGAGGGTCCACGTGAGTCCGAAAGGCGAAGCTGGCGAGCTAAAGCAGGCTTCAACGGCAGGCGTTGCCCTGCCTGCGAGCGGTGCTCAGGGCCTCCTCTTCACGGAAGACCTCCCGGTATTGGACGAAGACGCGGGCTACCGCGGACCGACCGCCTGCAAAGCTGCGGGCATCACCTACCGCCAGCTCGACTACTGGGCACGCACAGGCCTCGTTGAGCCTGCCGTGCGTGGTGCAGCCGGGTCTGGCTCCCAACGGCTGTACGGCTTCCGGGACATCCTTGTGCTGAAGGTAGTCAAACGGCTGCTGGACACGGGAGTGTCACTGCAGCAGATCCGTTCCGCCGTGGAGCACTTGCGTGAACGCGGCGTTGAGGACCTGGCGCAGATTACCCTCATGAGCGATGGCGCCAGCGTCTACGAGTGCACGTCTGCGGATGAGGTCATCGACCTGGTCCAGGGCGGCCAGGGCGTTTTCGGGATCGCGGTCGGACGGGTGTGGCGCGAAGTGGAAGGCAGCCTCGCAGCGCTTCCCAGCGAGCACGCCGTCGAGCAGTCCTTTCCGGACGACGAACTTAGCAAGCGCAGGGCCGCCCGCAAAACCGGCTAAAGCTGCTGCCGCACCGGCTGACGCACTTCCATAGCCGGCACCCGCACGCAAAGAAAGGCCGCTTTCCATCCGGAAGGCGGCCTTTCTGTGCAGTTCGTGTCCCGGCATCGCGGGCCGTGTTCCGTGGGTGTCCGCTACCGAAGGCTGCGTTCGCGGAGCGCCCCGGCGGAACCCGCGTCGTTGGAAGCCATGAGGTTGTCAAGAAGCGTGTTGAAGAGGCTGGCCGCATTTTTCGCGGAATCGCCCGGCCAGTGGTGCACGGAATGGGCCGCACCCTGGATCTGCTGCCAGTTCGCCTGCTCCGGAATGTACGGTGTCAGCAAGAGTTCCCCGAACATCGACTGCATCTCGGCGAGGCGGAAGGCGTGCTCCGACGATCCGGACCGTACGCGGTTCGCGATAATACCGGCGGGGGAGAGGTTCGGGGCGAACTCCTGGCGGAACAGCTGGATGGCGCGCATGGTGCGTTCTGTACCTGCCACGGAAAACAGTCCGGGCTCGGCAACGAGGGCCA
Above is a window of Arthrobacter sp. FB24 DNA encoding:
- the ftsR gene encoding transcriptional regulator FtsR — encoded protein: MAQPERRGPQVLNIGEVLAQLSDDFPGMTASKIRFLEEKGLINPQRTPAGYRQYADTDVERLRFVLALQRDQYLPLKVIKDYLDAIDRGERPENLPPGVTVSPRIVSDELATELQNKVRRLSEDQLRAESGASVPLLRSLLEFGLIGHVNGKFDEHALQVARACVQLESHGLEPRHLRPFQAAAEREFGLVERAVAPLTSRKDAASHARAAEAAREISDLCLTLHRALVQDRISRMDI
- a CDS encoding bifunctional nuclease family protein, producing MIEVEIVGVRIELPSNQPLVLLREIHGERHVPIWIGTPEASAIALAQQGVVPPRPMTHDLLIDVVESLGHSIVSVNIVAVEDNIFYGQLQFEDGTTVSSRASDALALALRAKCRIWCADSVMDEAGVRITEHDEGEDTEPGPTVDEERELRRFREFLDDVEPEDFDG
- a CDS encoding MerR family transcriptional regulator; protein product: MSPKGEAGELKQASTAGVALPASGAQGLLFTEDLPVLDEDAGYRGPTACKAAGITYRQLDYWARTGLVEPAVRGAAGSGSQRLYGFRDILVLKVVKRLLDTGVSLQQIRSAVEHLRERGVEDLAQITLMSDGASVYECTSADEVIDLVQGGQGVFGIAVGRVWREVEGSLAALPSEHAVEQSFPDDELSKRRAARKTG